Sequence from the Methylophilales bacterium MBRSF5 genome:
AATTTGAAGACAAACAAGAGTTAGCGTATCAAGTGAGCATAATTGTCAATAAACCAGAATATAAAGATACTGCACCTGCTTCATTAGTTAAATTTAAAGAACTATATGAGAATATGCAGAAATCTAACCCACTTATCAAAGCCATTGTAAAAAGTGTGGATATAAAAGAGATGAGCAATGTGAAACGTTACATCAATCGGTATCGTCAAAAAGGCCACAAACTTCTAATGAATGTTGCCATGGGGATTTTTCCGGGAAAATATTAAGTGGAGCCTTTATTGAATAAAAAATTTAAAGAATCAAAAAAAGTTGAAAAACTTACAAAGAAGTAACAACTTCGGCTAAAAAACAATTGTAATGCTTCTAAACTCTACTATTACTTAAGATTCTTTTTTTGATAACAAAAAAAAACCGCCGTTTGGCGGTTTTTTTTAATCTTATATTTGAAAGTTTTAAGCAGCTTTTTTTACTGCTTTTTTGGCAATTTTTCTAGCCACCTTCATTTTTGATGGAGCCTTCTTAGCTACCACTTTTTTTGCAAATTTCAGAACTTTTGCAACTTTTTTCTTTTTAACATCAGCTTTTTTTACTGCCTTTTTCGCAACTTTTACCAATACCTTTTTTTTAAGCGATTTCGCCATCTTTTTTCTCCATAATTTTAAAAAAAATATATTATATACAATTATTTAATAAAAATAAAGACAATAATTAATTATTTTAGTTATGTCTTTTTTATTTATTTAAGTCTTTCATGCCCTTTGCAAATATTATTAAAATTAAGCTAATATTGATGTATGCAAAATATATGTTTTGAGTGCACGGTACAGGATAGAATCATGTATCGATGCCGATATGGTGAAAATCAAGACTGGGTGCATCTGTGCCAAGATTGTTTGTTAGATATTCGTTCTCAGCACAGAGATAATTTTGAATTTGATGAAACTTGGAAGACCTTCTAGTTTATTTTTTTAAAATGTCTTGTATCAAATTAAAACCAAACCTCACACCGAAGCCATTGACATCAGACATAGCAGCACCTAGACCGCCTTTAGTATTGCTTGAGGATAAATCAACATGCAGCCACGACTGTTTAGAGTCAGACAAAAATTGACTTAAGAAGCGTGCTGCGTGAATATGATCCGGCCCACCTTCCAATGTGCATTGTTTAATATCAGCAATATCGCTTTTTATATCTTCCTCATAATCCTCATCAAAGGGAAAACTACTCACCCTTTCTCCTGCTTGCTGTCCTGAACCAACTGCAAGGCAGGCAAGCTCTGGTTTGTTACTAAATATACCGCTATAACGATCTCCCATAGCTACCGCCATGCAACCGGTCAATGTGGCAAAATCAATGACCGCATCCGATTTTGTTTTTGTAGCTAAGGTAAGGGTGTCAGCGAGAACCATTCTGCCTTCAGCATCTGTATGAATAATTTCTATGGTCTTTCCATTTAAAGCTTTCACGACATCATTTTGTTTATAAGCCTTTGGTCCAATATGGTTCTGTGCGATTGCGAGCCAGCAATCGATTTTTACAGGAAGTTTATTAAGAGCGGCCGCCTCCAAGATTCCCAAGGCAGTAGCGGAACCATTCATATCCTCATGCATGCTGAACATATATTTTGAGGGTTTTAGGTTGTGGCCCCCGGTATCAAAACAGATGCCCTTTCCAACTAGAGTAATGGTTTTTTTAAAAGTTTTAGGCTGGTAAGTCAAATGTACGATAGCCGCATCTTGAGGCTCTGAACCTTGCCCCACTGCAACAAAGGCCCCCGCTCCCATTTTTTTTAACTGACCCATGTTGTATTCTTTGAATTTCCATTTTCTTTTAGTCGCCAATTTTTTTATTTCTCGACGGTAATGCGTTGGGGTCAAATCATTGGGCGGAGTCATCGTAAGCTGTCTTGACAAAGTGTTTCCCTCAACCAAGGCTTCAATTTCTGCAACATCTTTAGCAGATAAATTACCGTAAAAATTAATCACCTTAAGTTGTTTTTTCTCAGTTTTACTTTTTCTTGAAGGTAGGTCTTGAGAATTTAAAAGGGTTGTATATAGCAGCTCACGGTTCCATGTGGGGTCATCATCTTCACAAAATAAATTAATGGTATCTGGGTTTTCACTTAAAAGATTTTTGAGACCCTTTCTTAAATGTGTCTGAATTTTAAAAGTACTCTTACTGCTGTATTTTATAAACACATAATGGCCGGCATTATCCCCATCAACACTTAAAAATTTGGTCTCTAAATCATTAAATTTCATATTCAAACGTTTTAATTTAGCTTTTGCAATATCAGAAAATAATTCAGATTTATCATTTTTAATGACATTTAGATAATGTTTCGCAGATTTTAGCGACATTTTGTCTGATTTTTTTTGAAGATTAATTTTTACTTTCATGATTAAATTCCACCCTTTAAATTTTTTATGAAAAATTGAATATTTAACGTAAAATTATACTCTTCGAGATGTTTTTCACACTTAAAGTTCTTAATATTTTATTAGAACTATTTTAAGATTTATTTTTATTACGTTTTCAATTTGGAGTTGTAGTTTATGGAGTTGTATCCAGATACAGATATTCAAGAAACCCAGGAATGGATAGATTCACTTAATTCAGTCCTCGAATCAGATGGGGCTGAGCGGGCTCATTATCTGATCGAAATGATGATTGATCAGGCTCGTCGCTCAGGATCCAATCTTCCTTACAATGCTACTACTTCATATGTAAATACGATACCAACTCATTTACAACAAAAACATCCAGGCGATCCTGATATGGAAAGAAGAATTAGGGCTATTGTTCGCTGGAATGCGGTAATGACGGTATTGCGAGCTAATGAAAAATCACCTGGAATCGGTGGGCATATTGCAAGCTTTCAGTCTTCTGCAACTCTTTACGATGTGGGCTTTAACCACTTCTTCCGTGCACCAAACGAAAACTTTGATGGAGACTTGGTCTTTTTTCAAGGTCACAGTTCACCAGGTATTTATTCAAGAGCATTTTTAGAAGGTCGATTAACTGAAGCTCAGCTCAGTAATTTTAGGCTTGAGTCAAAAGGTCAAGGGCTTTCAAGCTACCCTCACCCCTGGTTGATGCCTGACTTCTGGCAATTCCCCACGGTATCTATGGGGCTCGGTCCTATTATGGGAATTTATCAAGCCCGCTTCCTTAAATATCTTCATGATCGTGGCATTGCTGACACCAGCGATCGTAAAGTTTGGGTATTCTGCGGTGACGGTGAGATGGATGAACCAGAGTCGCTGGGTGCAATCTCACTCGCGGCACGAGAAAAACTAGATAATCTTATTTTCGTTGTGAACTGTAACTTACAACGTCTAGATGGTCCGGTTAGAGGAAACGGAAAAATAATCCAAGAACTTGAATCTGATTTTAGAGGCTCTGGTTGGAACGTGCTTAAAGTAATCTGGGGCTCCTACTGGGATCCGTTATTTAATTTGGATAAAGAAGGTCTCCTTAAAAAACGCATGGAAGAATGTGTGGACGGTGAATTTCAAAACTTTAAAGCCAAAGGTGGGGCTTACACACGTGAGCATTTCTTTGGTAAATATCCTGAATTAAAAGAGATGGTCTCCGCCATGTCAGATAGCGACATATGGAGACTAAACCGTGGCGGTCATGACCCGCATAAGGTATATGCTGCCTATGCTGCGGCAACATCACACAAGGGTCAGCCATCGGTTATTCTTGCCAAAACAGTAAAAGGTTATGGTATGGGGGATGCTGGTGAGGGACAAAATATTACCCATCAGCAAAAAAGCATGGACATTGAGTCACTGAAAAAATTTAGATCACGATTTGATCTTCCGATTACAGATGAAGAAGTAGAAAATCTAAAATTCTACAAACCAGAACCTAATTCTCCAGAAATGACTTATATGCGTGAGAGAAGAGAAGCGCTGGGTGGATCATTGCCTCAAAGAAAAACCAAAGGGAACTCATTAACGGTTCCAAGATTAGATAGCTTCTCAAATCTTCTAACATCAACGGGTGAGAGAAAAATATCAACCACCATGGCATTTGTTCGCATGTTAACCACCATGGTGAAAGATAAAGAGATTGGTAAATACGTGGTACCGATTGTTCCAGACGAAGCGAGAACATTTGGTATGGAGGGTATGTTTAGGCAATTGGGAATTTATTCGTCAGTGGGTCAGTTGTATGAACCACAAGATGCTGACCAGGTGATGTTTTATAAAGAAGAAAAAGATGGACAAATTCTAGAAGAAGGGATTAATGAGGCTGGTTCGTTTTCATCATGGATTGCATCTGGTACTTCTTACAGCACCACAGGAATACAAACCATACCTTTTTATATTTTCTATTCTATGTTCGGCTTCCAAAGAATTGGTGACCTTGCATGGGCGGCTGGTGACTCAAGAACAAGAGGCTTCTTACTAGGTGCCACAGCAGGACGAACCACACTTAATGGTGAAGGACTTCAACATGAAGATGGTCACAGTCATTTATTATCAGCGACCATTCCTAATTGTGTATCGTACGATCCTTGCTTTGCTTATGAGTTGGCCGTGATTGTTCAAAATGGTCTATATCGCATGATTGAAAATCAGGAAGATGTGTACTACTACATCACAATAATGAATGAAAACTACTCCCACCCTGACATACCTAAAGGTGTGGAAGATCATATCATCAAAGGGATGTACCAATTTAGTAAAGCATCTGGCAAGGCGAAAAATAAAGTCCAGCTCATGGGTTCAGGCGTCATTTTAAGAGAGGTCATTGAAGCAGCACAGTTGCTTGAAAGTGACTGGGGCGTTGAATCAGATGTCTGGAGTGTGACCAGCTTTACTGAGCTTCGTCGCAATGCTTTGGATGTTGAAAGGCACAACCTATTAAACCCTGATGACGAACAACGATCATTTATCCAAGAGCAAATTACTGACACTGCGTCACCGATTATTGCTTCGACGGATTATATGAAATCATTTTCAGATCAAATTGCTAACTTTATTCCTAACTCATTTACCTCGCTTGGAACAGATGGGTTTGGAAGATCAGATAGCCGTGAAGCATTGAGATCATTCTTTGAAGTAGACCGATACTATGTTGTCCTTGCCGCCTTAAAAGCATTGAAGGATCAAGGCAAAATAGATAAAAAAGTTATGAGCGAAGCGATTAAAAAATACAACATTAATCCTTCTAAAGTTAATCCTGCATTGAGTTAATTATGAGTGAAATTTTAATACCTGATATTGGTAATTTTGATAGTGTTGACGTCATTGAGATCCTGGTTAAACCGGGTGATAAAGTCAATAAAGATGATCCGCTCATAACCCTAGAGTCGGATAAGGCCTCAATGGATATCCCTGCCACTGAATCTGGAATAATTAAAGAGATTAAGGTCAGCGTGGGTGACAAGGTGAAAGAAGGTATTGCCATCGCCACTTTTGAAAGTGCTCCAAGCGACGAAAAGAAGGTGGAGTCAAAACCAGCTGCAAAAAAAGAAGCGGCTAATGATGTAAAAGACAAAATTATTAGCGAACCTTCTCGGCCAGCTCCAGAACCACCTCAGACAATTCAACCTGAAAATAAACCGATGCCGGTGGCAGAAAGTATTGTTGCCGAGCCAGGTAAAAAAAGTCACGCCTCACCTTCGGTCAGAAGATTTGCCCGTGAGTTAGGGGTTGATTTATCCTTCATTAACGGTTCAGGGCGTAAAAATAGAATCCTTATTGAAGATGTGCAAAATTACGTTAAGGGTGAATTAAGCAAACCACGCTCACAAAATATGGGGGCTAATTTTGCACCAAGCCCGATGCCCGTCATCGATTTTGATCAATTTGGTCCGAACGAGACGAAGCCGCTTTCAAAAATCAAAAAAATATCAGGATCCAACCTTCATCGAAACTGGGTGTCAGCGCCACATGTTACCCAATTTGATAATGCAGACATCACTGATTTAGAAGCCTTTAGAAAATCGATGCAGGCTGAGGCAGAAAAACGTGGAACCAAATTAACTCTATTAGCTTTCCTCATGAAAGCTGCAGTGAATGCGCTTAGAGCTTACCCTATTTTCAATACTTCCTTAGCCGCAGATGGTGAGAGTCTAATTTATAAGAATTACTTTAATGTTGGTTTTGCATGCGATACACCCGACGGGTTAGTTGTTCCAGTGGTTAAGGGTGTCGAAAAGAAAGACGTTCTTGAAATTGCTCAAGATTTATCCGCCTTATCTGCTAAGGCACGTGAAAGAAAGCTCACGATTGATGAGATGCAAGGGGGTTGCTTTACCATATCCAGCCTAGGTGGCATTGGAGGCACAAAATTTACTCCAATCATTAATTGCCCAGAAGTGGCTATCTTGGGTGTGTCTAAAGCTGAAATGCAGCCCATCTATGACAACAATTCCAAAGGATTTGAGGCGAGATTAATATTACCACTTTCATTATCTTATGATCATCGAGTGATTGATGGTGCTGATGGAGCAAGATTTACATCACACTTACGCATGATGTTATCTGACGTTCGAAGACTACTTCTCTAAAAAATCTATGGCTAATAAAACATTTACTATCCCAGATATAGGTAACTTTGACTCGGTTGAAGTGATTGAAATTCATGTGAAAGCTGGCGACTCAGTCAAGACTGATGACGCCCTGATCACCCTTGAATCAGAAAAAGCATCGATGGACATTCCTGCTACTTTTGATGGGATTGTTCAAGAATTGCTTTTAAAAGTTGGGGATAAGGTAAAGCAAGGAGACAACATCCTCAGTTATGACATCATTGGCGCTAAAGAAACCAAGCCCGCTGAAACAAAATCAAGCTCAACCAAGCCTATTGAACCAACAAATAATAATGACGACGCATATGATGTTGTTGTGCTTGGGTCAGGTCCAGGGGGCTATACAGCCGCTTTTAGAGCTGCAGACCTTGGTCTGAAGGTAGCCTTAATTGAACGATTTTCTTCCATCGGTGGTGTTTGTTTGAACGTGGGTTGCATTCCTTCTAAGGCTTTGTTGCATATGGCCAAAGTCATCACCGAAGCTGAAGATGCCAGTCATCATGGCATTAAATTTAATAAGCCTGAGATTGATTTAGAAAAAATTCGTGAATGGAAAAATAACGATGTCGTGGGTAAGCTGACTGGTGGTTTGAGTCAAATGGCCGGCCAAAGAAAAGTGACTGTAATTGAAGGTTATGGAAAATTTACCGGATCCAACTCCATTGATGTTGAAGATAAAGATAAAAAAACGACTAAGGTGAATTTTAATTCAGCCATCATAGCGGTTGGCTCTAAACCAATTGTCATTCCAAACACACCGGACCATGCAAACATCATTGACTCCACTGGTGCTCTTGAATTTAAAGATATCCCTGAAAGAATGTTGATTGTCGGTGGCGGTATTATTGGGTTAGAAATGGGTACCGTTTATGATGCCCTCGGTTCCAAGATTACTGTTGTTGAGCTTGCTGATGGCCTGATTCAAGGATGTGATCGTGATCTTGTTCGTCCTTTACAAAAACGAATGGAAAAACGATTTGAAAGTATTCATCTTAATACTAAGGTTGTTGAGATTAAGGCTGACGGAGATAACCTTAAAGTTACCTTTGAAAATAAAGATGGTCAATTTGAAGATACTTTTAACAAAGTTCTCATTTCAGTTGGACGTACTCCAAATGGAAAATTAATCAATGCCGAATTAGCAGGTGTTAATGTGGATGACAGAGGATTTATTAATGTTGATCGACAATTTAAGACAAATGTGCCACACATCTATGCGATTGGCGATGTCATAGGCCAACCGATGCTGGCCCATAAGGCTACTCATGAAGCAAAAATTGCTGCCGAAGTGATTGCAGGAGAAAAAGTCGAATACCAAGCCAACGTCATTCCATCGGTCGCTTATACTGATCCTGAAGTCGCTTGGGTGGGTGTTACCGAGAACGAGGCTAAGCAAAATAACATAGAAATTGAAAAATCAGCTTTTCCATGGGCTGCTAGCGGTCGAGCCTTATCTAATAACAGAACGGAAGGGTTGACCAAACTTATCTTTGATAAACAAACCAAACGCCTTATCGGCGCAGGTATTGTTGGAGTGAACGCTGGTGAATTAATCGCTGAGGCCTGTATGGCTATTGAGATGGGTGCGGATGCTCAAGATATTGGCTTAACCATTCATCCTCACCCCACCCTATCAGAGTCTGTTGCCATGGCTTCTGAGGTGTATGAGGGAACGATTACAGACTTATTTATCCGTAAGCGCTAATTTTTTATATATCTTTAAACCCTCGATCACTGCATTATCAATCTTGTGGTATTTTTGCTGCATCTGCTCCTCAAGAGAATCGAAAATAATATTGGCATCACCACCGGTGAGATAAATATCTATCTCATTAAAATCAAGGTGATGATGCATGATAAATTTTTCAACCGCACCTGAAACAGACATTAAAAATCCGTGCAGTAAAGCCATATCAGAATTATTAATATCTATAGTCATGTCTTTGTTTTTCATTCTAATTGCAGCAGAGTTTTGCATCAGAGACTGGTTAAACAGATGGAATCCAGGAAGAATTAATCCACCTTTATGCAGATATGAATCATAATCAGACAATAACAAATCAATGGTCAACGCGGTACCTGAATCTATGATGATTGCATTTTTTTTGGTTCTCTCAGTTAGTGCTAAGACACCCAGCCACCGATCAACCCCTAATTCATTTGAATAATTAGTATTTAAAAAATGTTTATTAACTTTAGCAAACAAGATATGTGGACACAAGGGTTTTATCTTCTCAATAATTTGCTGTTCCAACACTTCAGAATTGACACTAGATATAAGCACATTCTCAATTCGTTCCGCTTTAATGGTTAAATCATTTAACTCTGTATTGAAAATGAGTCCTGTTTTTTCAACATCCTCATTGGAAGATAAACACCACTTTGTTTTTGTATTTCCAACATCAATGAATAGATCCATAAATTAAATCTTATAAATAAAAAATTAATGACATAATTATGTAATAAATAACGGGTATATTTTAGCAAAGATGGATTCTTTTTTATCGAACAAAACAGAGAACTTGGTAGCCGCCATTGATTTAGGCTCAAACAGCTTTAAATTAATGATTGCTAAAATCGTATCAAACAATGGAATTATTCATATCGAGGAACTGGACACCATTAAAGAGTCGATTAAAATTGCATCAGGATTAGACGATAAAGGTTTTCTCTCAGAAAAATACATCAAAAAAACCTATGAGACCCTTATTAGATTTGGTGATCGCCTTCGTAGGTTTGACAAAAAATCTGTTACCGCAGTCGGAACCTATACTCTCCGCTCTATAAAAAATAAAAATTTCATTGAAAATACGCAAAAGCTTTTAGGTTTTGATATTGAGATCATATCTGGTCACGAAGAGGCAGAATTTATCTACCAAGGTGTGATGCACGTCTCACCCGAGCTAAGTGGAAAACAGTTGATTATTGATATAGGCGGTGGATCCACAGAAATCATTATTGGTGACAGAAAAAAAATCAAAGATTCACTATCACTCTCCTTGGGATGTGTCACCTCTGCGGTAAGCTTTTTTGATGGCACCAAAATAACAAAGAAAGCTTTTAATAATGCCGTAGTTCATGCAAAAAAAGTATTAGAAAAAAACTTAACTAAAGATTTTAAAAACTGGGCAAATGTGATCGGTACATCTGGAACATGCAGGGCCATTGCCGATATTATTTTAATCAACAATCTTGACACAACTACCAATAGTCCAATTGATGAAATTGGAGGTTTTATAACACTGAAAGGATTAAAAGCAATAAAAACAGAACTCTTGGAGGCTGGTGATGTAAATCAATCCAATCTGAGTGGAATCAAAAGTGATCGAAAAGGCGTTATTGCAAGTGGTTTATCTATTTTATTAGCCGTCTTTGAACACTTAAAAATTAAGCAAATGGAAGTTACAGAATCAGCTCTTTTATACGGATCTATTCATAAAAGATTATTTAATTTGATTGATAATCCAAACAATGCCATTGGAGCGTATAAGAAAATTATTCCGCTTGACGTGTCAGATAAGATCAAAGATCAATGTGAAGAAGAGATAAAAATTCTTGAAGAAAAATTTTATTCTGATACAAAACAAACTAATCGAGTCTACCTCACCGCTACATCATTGTCTGAACAGTTGATTTCAAAAGAGGAGGATAGAAAAATTTTATTGTGGGCTTCAAGATTATTGGAGATTGGCAAATCCATTAATCTCAAAAATTATCACATCTATTCAAGTTACATTATTAGTAATAGTGAACTTCATGGCTTTACCAACAAACAAAAAGTTAGGCTCTCTACTTTAGTCCATGCTCACAGGGCTTCCTTAAATACTTATAACTTTAATAAGCAATATATCGATTGGATTATGTTATTTACGCTAAGACTAAGTTATATTTTATGTAAAAATAGGGAATTGTTTGATTTTTCAAATATAAAAATTGATAAATCAAAAAAAAGAATTATTGTTAGTTTCAAAAAAGATTGGTTAGGCCAAAACCCATATCTATCCTTCAGATTAAAAAAAGAAAATTCATATTGGAAAAAATTAAATAACCATTTTAAGATCGAAACTTCTTAACTATTTGTTCATTAATAATTTGATTGGCATTAATCGCAATCTCTTTTCTGTTTCTATTCTTCCCATCTATACCTTTAAAATAAGTGACGCTAGCCTCAAATCCAGGATTTTTAACTATCCGCAGAATAGATTCAACCAATGTATCATCGCCAACATATGCTGGAATATTTGTAAATTGATTATCTTTTAAATACTCAATAGAAACTGGATAAGTTGATTTACATAGATCAACTGGGATCTGAAAAAAATTACTATGAAACGGCTTAACATGTTTTCCAACTGTAGAAGTGCCTTCTGGGAAAATAAAAATTGAGGAATGACTCAATGAAGACTTGATATGCTGATAAGCCATTAGCATGGATTTTTTCGATGAGCGATCTAAGAATATTGTGTTCGTAAACCTGGCCATTAAGCCAAAGACTGGCCAGCTTTTCACAGATGATTTGGCAACAAATGCTACTGGCATAATACTGTTTATAACTATAATATCTAACCAAGAGATGTGATTTGCAACAAAAAATTTATTTTTTAATAAACTTAAATTTTGCCCCGATATTTTTATTTTTACTTTAATAATTCTTAACAAACAAAGGCACCAAGACTTGATAATTAAAGTCTTCATTTTTTTTGTCATTACAGGAAATGTTACCGCCAATAAAAGTCCTGCTAACACATGAACGAATAATTGCAATATTCTTACTAAATTTGAAACTGTCATATTTTTTACATATTCATGGCCTACCATTACAAAAAACTTTGAATGGTTTTCATGAATCACTTTCGTACTATTTGGATATCAGATACGCACCTAGGAACAAAATCTTCCAACGTCAAGCATCTCAATAATTTCTTTAAGCATAATACAGCAGATAAAATATATTTAGTAGGAGATATCATTGATGGTTGGGAGTTAAATAAAAAATGGTACTGGCCAAAGTCTCATAACCAATTCATTAGGATCGTTCTAAAAATTGCAAGAAAGTCAAAAGTTATCTATATTCCAGGAAATCATGACTCGTTTTTAAGAAATTTTTTAAGCTTAATTAAGTTTTCCTCTATCTCATTTAAGAAAAATACAATTCATATAACTAAACATAAAAAAAAGATACTAGTTACACATGGAGATCAATTCGATAATGTGCGACACGTATCTGTCTTGATGAACAAACTTGGCGACCTTCTCTATTCATTTTTTATATTTATCTCAACAAAAATTACTGACTGGAGAAATTCAAGAAATCTCCCCCATTGGTCATTTGCGACGCAAGTAAAAATGAAATCAAAAAATGTAAAAAAATACATAAAAAACTATAAATTATTTATGGCAAATGAAGCCAGAAGAAACAAATGTGATGGAGTTGTTTGTGGTCATATTCATCATCCTGAGATAGAAACTATTGATGGAATTAATTACTACAACGATGGAGACTGGGTTGAACACCTTTCAGCTTTAGTCGAGGATAAAAATGGCAACATAAAGTTGATTTACTGGAAAGAAATTAAATAACCAAAGGGCTAAATATGAAAATTACAAATCTACAAATTAACCGCAATGTCCAAACCGCAAAAAGAGTTAAAAAATCCAGTGATAGACCATTAATCTTAGCTGACTGGATTCAGAATAAAAATGATTTAAAAACAGTACAAAAACTTCGTTATAAAATTTTCAAAAAAGAAATGGGAGCAAATATAAAAGGATCTCTCGATAAGGATACCCTCGATGATTACTGCGAACATTTAATAATTAAAGATGCAACCAATAATCAACCTATTGGCACATACAGAATACTTACCCCTTATAAAGCAGAGGAGTATGGGTCTTTATACACAGAAAGTGAATTTAATATAGGAAGTCTTGCTTCTATAAAAAATGAAATGATAGAACTTGGAAGAGCTTGTATTGATAAAAAATATCGCACTGGAGGGGTAATAATGATGCTATGGGCCGAGATTGCAAAATTTATGGTTACAAATAAATTCCGTTATCTAATTGGCTGCTCAAGCGTATCAGTAAAAGATGGGGGATACAACGCTGCTAATTTGTATTATCAATTAAAATCTCATAAACAGTTTCTTGAATTAGCAGACGTTTACCCCTTGCATCCACTTCCAGTTGAAAAGTTATGTAATGGAGAAAAAGGCGCTATACCGCCTCTACTAAATGGTTATATTAGACTTGGAGCAAAAATTATTGGCAAACCTGCTTGGGATCCAGAATTTCAAACTGCTGATTTTCTTACACTACTTGACTTGGAGAATTTACCAATAAAATATAAAGCTCACTTTCTGAAATAATTAATTTTCATCAGAAATGCTGCGGGAGAAAATCTTTTTTGCATAAGGTTTTATTTTTGTATCAATGCGATTAGCAATAATTAAATCCGAATTATTGGTAAACTTTTTAAAAGATTTTTCAATGTCAAATGTCATTATACTTTTTTGTTGATTTAGTAATGGTTCGTAAATAATAATTTTTTGGCCTTCCTGTTTCAAAATTTTAATTACATCAATTATCGCAGATTCTCTAAAATTATCGGATTTTGATTTCATTACTAATCTGTATACCCCAACTGTTTTAACCTTTTTTTCAATAATTTTATTCGCAACAAATTGTTTTCTTGTCAAATTACTGTCAACTATAGCCTTCATTAAATTATTGGGGATTTGCTTATAAGACGATAGCAGCTGCTTTGTATCTTTTGGTAAACAATACCCCCCATAACCAAAAGAGGGATTATTGTAAAAATTTCCAATTCTTGAATCTGTACACACGCCATCTAATATATCTTTTGTATCCATACCTAGTTTAATTGCGTATGTATCTAATTCGTTAAAAAAAGCTACTCTCATAGCAAGGTATGTGTTTGCGAACAACTTTATTGACTCCGCCTCTAATTCATTCGTAAAAATTAAAGGAGCTGTTCTGTTAAGAGAGAGTTTTTTGAATATCTTGCCAATTTTTTTTGCGTATTGATCTTTTCCACCTACAACAATTCTAGATGGGTTTAAGCAATCATAAAGCGCTGTGCCTTCACGAAGAAACTCTGGTGAAAAGTAAATCTTGTCAAATTTAAAAGTTTTCCTTAAATAATTAATATAACCAACCGGAATGGTTGATTTAATTAAAATCATACAGTCTTTATTAACTTTTAAGATATTCTGTATAGATTTTTCAATTGAAGATGTATCGAATGAATCATTATCAACATCATAATTTGTT
This genomic interval carries:
- a CDS encoding peptidase M17 produces the protein MKVKINLQKKSDKMSLKSAKHYLNVIKNDKSELFSDIAKAKLKRLNMKFNDLETKFLSVDGDNAGHYVFIKYSSKSTFKIQTHLRKGLKNLLSENPDTINLFCEDDDPTWNRELLYTTLLNSQDLPSRKSKTEKKQLKVINFYGNLSAKDVAEIEALVEGNTLSRQLTMTPPNDLTPTHYRREIKKLATKRKWKFKEYNMGQLKKMGAGAFVAVGQGSEPQDAAIVHLTYQPKTFKKTITLVGKGICFDTGGHNLKPSKYMFSMHEDMNGSATALGILEAAALNKLPVKIDCWLAIAQNHIGPKAYKQNDVVKALNGKTIEIIHTDAEGRMVLADTLTLATKTKSDAVIDFATLTGCMAVAMGDRYSGIFSNKPELACLAVGSGQQAGERVSSFPFDEDYEEDIKSDIADIKQCTLEGGPDHIHAARFLSQFLSDSKQSWLHVDLSSSNTKGGLGAAMSDVNGFGVRFGFNLIQDILKK
- the aceE gene encoding pyruvate dehydrogenase (E1 component; part of pyruvate dehydrogenase; forms a complex with DlaT and LpdC); the encoded protein is MELYPDTDIQETQEWIDSLNSVLESDGAERAHYLIEMMIDQARRSGSNLPYNATTSYVNTIPTHLQQKHPGDPDMERRIRAIVRWNAVMTVLRANEKSPGIGGHIASFQSSATLYDVGFNHFFRAPNENFDGDLVFFQGHSSPGIYSRAFLEGRLTEAQLSNFRLESKGQGLSSYPHPWLMPDFWQFPTVSMGLGPIMGIYQARFLKYLHDRGIADTSDRKVWVFCGDGEMDEPESLGAISLAAREKLDNLIFVVNCNLQRLDGPVRGNGKIIQELESDFRGSGWNVLKVIWGSYWDPLFNLDKEGLLKKRMEECVDGEFQNFKAKGGAYTREHFFGKYPELKEMVSAMSDSDIWRLNRGGHDPHKVYAAYAAATSHKGQPSVILAKTVKGYGMGDAGEGQNITHQQKSMDIESLKKFRSRFDLPITDEEVENLKFYKPEPNSPEMTYMRERREALGGSLPQRKTKGNSLTVPRLDSFSNLLTSTGERKISTTMAFVRMLTTMVKDKEIGKYVVPIVPDEARTFGMEGMFRQLGIYSSVGQLYEPQDADQVMFYKEEKDGQILEEGINEAGSFSSWIASGTSYSTTGIQTIPFYIFYSMFGFQRIGDLAWAAGDSRTRGFLLGATAGRTTLNGEGLQHEDGHSHLLSATIPNCVSYDPCFAYELAVIVQNGLYRMIENQEDVYYYITIMNENYSHPDIPKGVEDHIIKGMYQFSKASGKAKNKVQLMGSGVILREVIEAAQLLESDWGVESDVWSVTSFTELRRNALDVERHNLLNPDDEQRSFIQEQITDTASPIIASTDYMKSFSDQIANFIPNSFTSLGTDGFGRSDSREALRSFFEVDRYYVVLAALKALKDQGKIDKKVMSEAIKKYNINPSKVNPALS
- a CDS encoding branched-chain alpha-keto acid dehydrogenase subunit E2 codes for the protein MSEILIPDIGNFDSVDVIEILVKPGDKVNKDDPLITLESDKASMDIPATESGIIKEIKVSVGDKVKEGIAIATFESAPSDEKKVESKPAAKKEAANDVKDKIISEPSRPAPEPPQTIQPENKPMPVAESIVAEPGKKSHASPSVRRFARELGVDLSFINGSGRKNRILIEDVQNYVKGELSKPRSQNMGANFAPSPMPVIDFDQFGPNETKPLSKIKKISGSNLHRNWVSAPHVTQFDNADITDLEAFRKSMQAEAEKRGTKLTLLAFLMKAAVNALRAYPIFNTSLAADGESLIYKNYFNVGFACDTPDGLVVPVVKGVEKKDVLEIAQDLSALSAKARERKLTIDEMQGGCFTISSLGGIGGTKFTPIINCPEVAILGVSKAEMQPIYDNNSKGFEARLILPLSLSYDHRVIDGADGARFTSHLRMMLSDVRRLLL